Genomic segment of Pseudothermotoga hypogea DSM 11164 = NBRC 106472:
GCAGGTGTTGAGTCTGCGTGAGAGGGATTTCACTTACACTGCCATCCTTTCGGGTTCTTCGACGTTAGCCATAGTTTTTAAGGAATATATGCCGTTCCTGATTCCTCTGGTATTCGCGACACTCATTGGAAACATGTCCTGGGCGATTGGGATGGAGATAGTCTTGGCGATTCTGGGTGTTTTGAATCTGGAAACACCGATGATCGGAACGATGTTGTACTGGGCGATCAACTACCAATCGATTCTGTTGGGTTACTGGTGGTGGATCCTCACGCCTGTGACCACGAGTGTCTTCTTGTTCATCGCGCTCTATTTGATGTCTGTGAGCATCAGCGAATACCTCGATCCGCGAATGAGAATTCAAAGGATAGGTCGAGCCTGAGGTGTTGCGGATGAAAAAGCTGATCGAAGTGAAGAAAATTAAGGCGTACTACGTTCTTGACATCTTCGGGAAGCAGAGGACCGTCAGAGCTGTGGATGGCGTGGATTTGGACGTTTTGGAAGGCTCAGTGCACGGAATAGCGGGCGAGAGCGGTTGTGGCAAAACCACACTGCTCAAAGTTCTTTTTGCAGCTATTGAGCCACCGCTGAGAATGATCGATGGGAAGGTGTACTACCTGAATGGCACGGGAACCATCGATCTTTACGCGATCGATGAGTCTGAAAGGAAGAAACTGAGATGGTCCTTTGCTTCCTATGTTCCCCAAGGCTCCATGAGTGTGCTCAATCCCGTCCTAAAGATAAAAGACACGTTCAGAGACTTCATTTCGAGTCATCTGAAAGGGAGAAGCAAGATTGAAGCGTACGAGATGGCCAGAGAACACATTAGGGATTTGGGCTTGCCTCTCAAGATCTTGGATGCCTATCCACACCAGCTTTCCGGTGGCATGAGGCAGAGAGTCACCATCGCGCTCGCTACAGTCTTGAAACCTAAGGTCATCATCGCCGACGAACCCACCACAGCGTTGGACGTGGTAACTCAACGTGGCGTCATTCAGCTTTTGAAAGACATACAGTCGCGGCAGGGTAGCGCGCTCGTTTTGGTCACGCACGATATGGGAGTGCACGCGAACATATCGGACATGCTGAGTGTGATGTATGCAGGAAAAATCATAGAGGAGGGAAGGACTGAGGATCTGTTCGAGAATCCGAGACATCCTTACACGCAGTACCTCATCAAATCATTACCGAGATTCGGTGACAGATCGAAGAGGGAGAGCCCTCCGGGTAGCCCTCCTTCACTCTTCAATCTGCCTACGGGATGTGCGTTTCATCCACGCTGTCCGTTCAAGATGGTCAAGTGTGAAAAGGAAGAACCTGTGATCTTTAACGTGGGCGAATCACACAAGGTCGCATGCTGGCTCGCGGAGGGATGACAGTTGACGGAAATGCTGAGAGTTCTGAACCTGAGGAAGGTGT
This window contains:
- a CDS encoding ABC transporter ATP-binding protein, translated to MKKLIEVKKIKAYYVLDIFGKQRTVRAVDGVDLDVLEGSVHGIAGESGCGKTTLLKVLFAAIEPPLRMIDGKVYYLNGTGTIDLYAIDESERKKLRWSFASYVPQGSMSVLNPVLKIKDTFRDFISSHLKGRSKIEAYEMAREHIRDLGLPLKILDAYPHQLSGGMRQRVTIALATVLKPKVIIADEPTTALDVVTQRGVIQLLKDIQSRQGSALVLVTHDMGVHANISDMLSVMYAGKIIEEGRTEDLFENPRHPYTQYLIKSLPRFGDRSKRESPPGSPPSLFNLPTGCAFHPRCPFKMVKCEKEEPVIFNVGESHKVACWLAEG